A genomic window from Streptomyces sp. HUAS YS2 includes:
- a CDS encoding MaoC family dehydratase, with product MKAQAVQPGDELPPLVVPITRTLIVAGAVASRDYQDVHHDAELAREKGSPDIFMNILTTNGLVGRYVTDCFGPRAVLRKVAIRLGAPNYPGDTMTLTGTVTEVDGDTAAVRVVGANRLGHHVTGTITVEVPR from the coding sequence ATGAAGGCCCAGGCCGTGCAGCCCGGCGACGAGCTGCCACCCCTCGTCGTCCCGATCACCCGCACCCTGATCGTCGCCGGGGCGGTCGCCTCCCGCGACTACCAGGACGTGCACCACGACGCCGAACTGGCCCGCGAGAAGGGCTCCCCGGACATCTTCATGAACATCCTGACCACCAACGGGCTCGTCGGCCGCTACGTCACCGACTGCTTCGGCCCCCGGGCCGTGCTCCGCAAGGTGGCGATCCGGCTCGGCGCGCCCAACTACCCGGGGGACACCATGACCTTGACCGGCACGGTCACGGAGGTCGACGGCGACACCGCGGCGGTGCGGGTCGTCGGCGCCAACCGGCTCGGGCACCACGTCACCGGCACGATCACCGTGGAGGTGCCGCGATGA
- a CDS encoding lipid-transfer protein: MSGRGRGSLGGRAAVVGIGATEFSKDSGRSELKLAVEAVQAALDDAGLAPADVDGMVTFTMDTSPEITVAQAAGIGELSFFSRVHYGGGAACATVHQAALAVATGVAEVVVCYRAFNERSGRRFGSGVQRREPSAEGAALGWQLPFGLLTPASWVAMIAQRYLHTYGLTPDAFGHVAVTDRRHAANNPAAYFHGKPITLADHAASRWIAEPLRLLDCCQETDGGQAIVVTSVERARDLAKPPAVIVAAAQGAGRNQEAMTSFYRDELTGLPEMGVVARRLWRDSGLAAGDIDVGIIYDHFTPFVLMQLEEFGFCGPGEAADFVAADALPLNTHGGQLGEAYLHGMNGIAEAVRQLRGTSVNQVTGAARALVTAGTGVPTSGLVLGADGT; the protein is encoded by the coding sequence ATGAGCGGGCGCGGCCGGGGCTCGCTCGGCGGCCGGGCGGCCGTCGTCGGCATCGGGGCCACCGAGTTCTCCAAGGACTCCGGGCGCAGCGAGCTCAAGCTGGCCGTGGAGGCCGTGCAGGCGGCGCTGGACGACGCCGGGCTCGCCCCCGCCGACGTCGACGGCATGGTCACCTTCACGATGGACACCAGCCCCGAGATCACCGTCGCGCAGGCGGCCGGCATCGGCGAGCTGTCCTTCTTCTCCCGCGTCCACTACGGCGGCGGGGCGGCCTGCGCCACCGTCCACCAGGCGGCCCTCGCCGTGGCGACCGGGGTGGCCGAGGTGGTCGTCTGCTACCGGGCGTTCAACGAGCGCTCGGGCCGCCGCTTCGGCTCCGGGGTGCAGCGGCGCGAGCCGTCCGCGGAGGGCGCGGCGCTCGGCTGGCAGCTGCCGTTCGGTCTGCTCACGCCCGCGTCCTGGGTCGCGATGATCGCCCAGCGCTACCTCCACACGTACGGGCTGACACCGGACGCCTTCGGTCATGTCGCCGTCACCGACCGGCGGCACGCCGCGAACAACCCCGCCGCGTACTTCCACGGCAAGCCGATCACCCTCGCCGACCACGCGGCCTCCCGCTGGATCGCCGAGCCGCTGCGGCTGCTCGACTGCTGCCAGGAGACGGACGGCGGCCAGGCGATCGTCGTCACCTCCGTGGAGCGGGCCCGGGACCTGGCGAAGCCGCCCGCCGTGATCGTCGCGGCGGCGCAGGGCGCCGGGCGCAACCAGGAGGCGATGACCAGCTTCTACCGGGACGAGCTGACCGGGCTGCCGGAGATGGGCGTCGTGGCCCGCCGGCTGTGGCGCGACTCCGGGCTCGCCGCCGGCGACATCGACGTGGGCATCATCTACGACCACTTCACCCCGTTCGTGCTGATGCAGCTGGAGGAGTTCGGCTTCTGCGGGCCCGGCGAGGCGGCGGACTTCGTGGCGGCGGACGCGCTGCCGCTGAACACGCACGGCGGCCAGCTGGGGGAGGCGTACCTGCACGGCATGAACGGGATCGCGGAGGCGGTGCGGCAGCTGCGCGGCACGTCCGTGAACCAGGTCACGGGGGCGGCGCGCGCGCTCGTGACGGCGGGCACGGGCGTCCCCACCTCCGGCCTCGTCCTGGGGGCGGACGGGACGTGA
- a CDS encoding SigE family RNA polymerase sigma factor → MTPPPGPVCAGASSPAGGYPSFSSYVRARGPVLLRTARSLTANPSDAEDLLQTALAKTFVAWERIEDHRALDGYVRRALLNTRTSQWRKRKVDEFACDDLPEPLGLPEPDPAERQVLHDAMWRAVMKLPDRQRAMVVLRYYEDLSEAQTAEVLGVSVGTVKSAVSRALGKLREDPELSPVR, encoded by the coding sequence ATGACTCCGCCACCCGGTCCCGTCTGTGCCGGCGCCTCCAGCCCCGCCGGCGGATACCCCTCGTTCTCGTCGTACGTACGGGCCCGGGGGCCCGTGCTGCTGCGCACCGCGCGCTCGCTCACCGCGAACCCCAGCGACGCCGAGGACCTGCTGCAGACCGCGCTCGCGAAGACCTTCGTCGCCTGGGAGCGGATCGAGGACCACCGCGCCCTGGACGGCTACGTCCGCCGCGCTCTGCTGAACACGCGCACCTCCCAGTGGCGCAAGCGGAAGGTCGACGAGTTCGCCTGCGACGACCTGCCGGAGCCGCTCGGCCTGCCCGAGCCGGACCCGGCCGAGCGGCAGGTGCTGCACGACGCGATGTGGCGCGCCGTGATGAAGCTCCCCGACCGCCAGCGGGCCATGGTCGTCCTCAGGTACTACGAGGATCTCAGCGAGGCCCAGACCGCCGAAGTGCTCGGTGTCTCCGTCGGCACGGTGAAGAGCGCCGTCTCCCGCGCACTGGGCAAGCTCCGCGAGGACCCGGAACTGTCGCCCGTCCGTTGA
- a CDS encoding long-chain fatty acid--CoA ligase — protein sequence MLSSMQDVPLTVTRILQHGMTIHGKSTITTWTGEPEPQRRTFAEAGARATQLANALRDELGVREDDRVATLMWNNAEHVEAYFAIPSMGAILHTLNLRLPVEQLIWIVNHANDRVVIANGSLLPLLAPLLPHLPTVEHVVVAGPGDRSVLDGAAARVHEYEELIAGRPTTYDWPELDERRAAAMCYTSGTTGDPKGVVYSHRSIYLHSMQVNMTESMGLTDKDTTLVVVPQFHVNAWGLPHATFMTGINMLMPDRFLQPAPLAEMIEREKPSHAAAVPTIWQGLLAEVTANPRDISCMANVTIGGSACPPSLMEAYDRLGVKLCHAWGMTETSPLGTMAHPPAGLTPEEEWPYRITQGRFPAGVEARLIGPAGEVLPWDGESAGELEVRGNWIAASYYGGSDGEPLVPEDKFSADGWLKTGDVGVIRPDGYLTLTDRAKDVIKSGGEWISSVELENALMAHPDVAEAAVVAVPDEKWGERPLATVVLKDGATADYEMLRSFLGESIAKWQLPERWTIVPAVPKTSVGKFDKKVIRRQYAEGELDVTQLG from the coding sequence GTGCTGAGCTCCATGCAGGACGTACCACTGACCGTGACCCGCATCCTCCAGCACGGGATGACGATCCACGGGAAGTCGACCATCACCACCTGGACGGGGGAGCCCGAGCCGCAGCGGCGCACATTCGCCGAGGCGGGCGCCCGTGCGACGCAACTGGCCAACGCCCTGCGCGACGAACTCGGTGTCCGGGAGGACGACCGGGTCGCGACCCTCATGTGGAACAACGCCGAGCACGTCGAGGCGTACTTCGCGATCCCGTCCATGGGCGCGATCCTGCACACCCTGAACCTCCGCCTCCCCGTCGAGCAGCTGATCTGGATCGTCAACCACGCCAACGACCGCGTGGTGATCGCCAACGGCTCGCTGCTGCCGCTCCTGGCGCCCCTCCTGCCGCACCTGCCGACCGTCGAGCACGTCGTCGTGGCCGGCCCCGGCGACCGCTCCGTCCTCGACGGCGCCGCCGCCCGCGTGCACGAGTACGAGGAGCTGATCGCCGGCCGCCCGACCACGTACGACTGGCCCGAGCTCGACGAGCGCCGGGCCGCGGCCATGTGCTACACCTCCGGCACCACCGGCGACCCCAAGGGCGTCGTCTACTCGCACCGCTCGATCTACCTGCACTCGATGCAGGTCAACATGACCGAGTCGATGGGCCTGACGGACAAGGACACGACCCTCGTCGTCGTCCCGCAGTTCCACGTCAACGCCTGGGGCCTGCCGCACGCCACCTTCATGACCGGCATCAACATGCTGATGCCGGACCGCTTCCTGCAGCCCGCGCCGCTCGCCGAGATGATCGAGCGCGAGAAGCCGAGCCACGCCGCCGCGGTGCCCACGATCTGGCAGGGCCTGCTCGCCGAGGTCACCGCCAACCCGCGCGACATCTCCTGCATGGCCAACGTGACCATCGGCGGCTCGGCCTGCCCGCCGTCCCTGATGGAGGCGTACGACCGGCTCGGCGTGAAGCTCTGTCACGCCTGGGGCATGACCGAGACCTCGCCGCTCGGCACGATGGCCCACCCGCCGGCGGGTCTGACCCCCGAGGAGGAGTGGCCGTACCGCATCACCCAGGGCCGCTTCCCGGCCGGCGTCGAGGCCCGGCTGATCGGCCCGGCCGGCGAAGTGCTGCCGTGGGACGGCGAGTCGGCGGGCGAGCTGGAGGTGCGCGGCAACTGGATCGCCGCCTCGTACTACGGCGGCTCGGACGGCGAACCGCTCGTGCCCGAGGACAAGTTCAGCGCGGACGGCTGGCTCAAGACCGGCGACGTCGGCGTGATCAGGCCGGACGGCTACCTCACGCTCACCGACCGCGCGAAGGACGTCATCAAGTCCGGCGGCGAGTGGATCTCCAGCGTCGAACTGGAGAACGCGCTGATGGCCCACCCGGACGTCGCCGAGGCCGCGGTCGTCGCCGTGCCGGACGAGAAGTGGGGCGAGCGCCCGCTGGCCACCGTCGTCCTCAAGGACGGCGCGACGGCCGACTACGAGATGCTGAGGTCCTTCCTCGGCGAGTCGATCGCCAAGTGGCAGCTGCCGGAGCGGTGGACGATCGTTCCGGCGGTGCCGAAGACCAGCGTCGGGAAGTTCGACAAGAAGGTCATCCGCAGGCAGTACGCGGAGGGCGAGCTGGACGTGACGCAGCTCGGCTGA
- a CDS encoding PAS domain-containing protein — translation MSSRPSRGAARLAAILDALPDGLVLVNCNGTVVNANTIALGLFETPGTALVGRGLLDLLPEFDSRLIPGSMRRPEAADDRGLTKPARMIARRTDGSEFPVEVTSANLEDGREAYDSYSSYTGDELLMLVVRDLTGTMDTEAELARSQRQTEMILRAASEGVVGTDTDGRVVLVNPAAAQILGFRAGDLGGKQLHPLILHSRPEGEPFPYDESPLADTLKSGRKHRVRGQVLWAKDGSRVPVDLTTAPVRDGDQLVGAVMTFTDRRPYEQLEEGHAAELAAREERAAAELAAHEERAAAELSELRERLAEQEKRYTELAARHEQLTALLDDSLRGPLEELRAELSGLAADDAGQLWPEANQLLHHLAAGYGRMTTLVDNVLGFQRLDGGTEKLTKTVVPLDGVVTAGVDGAVELIGPGRAQFAVHAPPIEAEVDAPRLVTALAHLVADVAGVDATGKPKVAPTAGGGYVDSTIVVAAAQRGDVVRIEVRGPSSGGDTVHQPVVRGIVAAHGGVLQTHEVPGMSGSAYVLEVPLGAGRGAIAPPAAPEADSAAEAAGAQGASLPAQQNGETTTGGGRRRARRASTDAFLASPMVPEAGDAGGGGGAVEPSGRRRARGTEEAAAPTPVPVPSPALAPSPVPAPAPAPAPSPAPAELIPAQNAGAVEPTGRRRGRPAEGAVVTAAEGAQSRPALGDTVPPQGVPADAAAVGAGRSGRRARRAAPEALPALPSAPVPNPAPVPAPGPQTPQPVPADPRSANALPAAPSTPPVPAPAVPGDAVAPDAPTGRRRRALAGAQERAAAEAPRTPFALPPAAADRQHEDEGRHDAVRAEPDEDHTPPQPHPLPPAATPSGRRRAAQEAAPEAEDGAGHEAEEKTTTGSGTGTGSVPLPPALPMPPAARVAQPLPAETPAAPAAPTGETTQGRAFSVRTLGQGVPFAQQIAAQQNGSGSGRRRKLATPPEDDRPLPLPLPAAEAPAAAKPHPHPQPVTEPDPQPVPPVPSAPSKLTPPAEGRAYAIGAPDEDADEGPEPLDGPGGAVEVANRPAPRPVDDELPPEPLDNPRRLLVWPAPDVSTQQALSDRGYRPVIVHSREEVDAQIAAFPAALFVDPLTGPITRTALQSLRQAAVAAEVPVLLAAGLGQATREAAYGADPAVLLKALAPRDSEQHPSRVLLIEEHDDIAHALTATLERRGMQVARAAADTDAVALATQTRPNLVVMDLMQVRRRRAGIIDWLRANGQLNRTPLVVYTSAGLDEEELPKLSSGETVLFLAERSTSDEVQARIVDLLAKIGTN, via the coding sequence GTGAGCAGCAGGCCATCCCGAGGCGCTGCTCGCCTCGCAGCCATACTCGACGCCCTCCCGGACGGCCTCGTGCTCGTCAACTGCAACGGCACGGTCGTCAACGCCAACACCATCGCGCTCGGCCTCTTCGAGACGCCCGGCACCGCCCTCGTCGGCCGCGGGCTGCTCGACCTGCTGCCCGAATTCGACTCGCGGCTCATCCCCGGCTCCATGCGGCGCCCGGAGGCCGCCGACGACCGGGGCCTCACGAAGCCCGCCCGGATGATCGCGCGCCGCACCGACGGCAGCGAGTTCCCGGTCGAGGTGACCAGCGCGAACCTCGAGGACGGCCGCGAGGCCTACGACTCGTACAGCTCCTACACCGGCGACGAGCTGCTGATGCTGGTCGTCCGCGACCTCACCGGCACCATGGACACCGAGGCCGAACTGGCCCGGTCGCAGCGGCAGACCGAGATGATCCTGCGGGCCGCGTCCGAGGGCGTCGTCGGCACCGACACCGACGGCCGGGTCGTCCTCGTCAACCCGGCCGCCGCCCAGATCCTCGGCTTCCGCGCCGGCGACCTCGGCGGCAAGCAACTGCACCCGCTGATCCTGCACTCGCGCCCCGAGGGCGAACCGTTCCCGTACGACGAGTCCCCGCTCGCCGACACCCTCAAGTCGGGCCGCAAGCACCGGGTCCGCGGCCAGGTGCTGTGGGCGAAGGACGGCTCGCGCGTCCCCGTCGACCTCACCACCGCCCCGGTCCGGGACGGCGACCAGCTCGTCGGCGCGGTCATGACCTTCACCGACCGGCGGCCGTACGAGCAGCTGGAGGAGGGCCACGCGGCCGAACTCGCCGCTCGCGAAGAGCGCGCCGCGGCCGAGCTCGCCGCTCACGAGGAGCGCGCCGCGGCCGAGCTCTCCGAGCTGCGGGAACGGCTGGCGGAGCAGGAGAAGCGGTACACGGAGCTGGCCGCCCGGCACGAGCAGCTGACGGCCCTCCTCGACGACTCGCTGCGGGGGCCGCTGGAGGAGCTGCGCGCCGAGCTGTCCGGCCTGGCCGCGGACGACGCCGGACAGCTGTGGCCCGAGGCCAACCAGCTGCTGCACCATCTCGCCGCCGGATACGGGCGGATGACGACGCTCGTCGACAACGTGCTCGGCTTCCAGCGCCTCGACGGCGGCACGGAGAAGCTCACGAAGACGGTCGTGCCGCTCGACGGCGTCGTCACGGCCGGCGTCGACGGCGCGGTCGAGCTCATCGGGCCCGGGCGCGCGCAGTTCGCCGTGCACGCGCCGCCGATCGAGGCCGAGGTGGACGCGCCCCGGCTGGTGACCGCGCTCGCCCACCTCGTCGCGGACGTGGCCGGGGTCGACGCGACCGGCAAGCCCAAGGTCGCCCCGACGGCGGGCGGCGGCTACGTCGACTCCACGATCGTGGTGGCGGCGGCCCAGCGCGGCGACGTCGTACGGATCGAGGTGCGCGGGCCGTCCTCCGGCGGCGACACGGTCCACCAGCCCGTCGTACGCGGCATCGTGGCGGCGCACGGCGGTGTGCTGCAGACGCACGAGGTGCCCGGGATGAGCGGCAGCGCGTACGTCCTGGAGGTCCCGCTGGGCGCCGGGCGGGGCGCCATCGCGCCGCCGGCCGCGCCGGAGGCCGACAGCGCGGCGGAGGCCGCGGGGGCGCAGGGCGCCTCGCTGCCCGCGCAGCAGAACGGGGAGACCACGACCGGCGGTGGCCGGCGGCGCGCGCGGCGGGCGTCCACGGACGCGTTCCTGGCGAGCCCGATGGTCCCGGAGGCGGGCGATGCCGGCGGCGGTGGCGGTGCCGTGGAGCCGAGCGGGCGGCGTCGTGCCCGCGGTACGGAGGAGGCGGCCGCGCCCACGCCCGTACCGGTGCCTTCTCCCGCTCTGGCGCCTTCACCCGTACCCGCACCGGCTCCCGCACCGGCTCCTTCTCCCGCGCCCGCCGAGCTGATCCCGGCGCAGAACGCGGGCGCCGTCGAGCCCACCGGCCGGCGCCGCGGACGGCCCGCCGAGGGCGCCGTGGTGACCGCAGCCGAGGGCGCGCAGAGCCGCCCCGCGCTCGGCGACACCGTTCCCCCGCAGGGCGTTCCGGCGGACGCCGCGGCCGTCGGCGCGGGCCGATCGGGCCGCCGCGCCCGTCGTGCCGCCCCGGAGGCGCTGCCCGCGCTGCCCTCGGCCCCGGTCCCGAACCCGGCCCCCGTCCCGGCCCCGGGTCCGCAGACCCCGCAGCCCGTACCGGCCGATCCCCGGAGTGCCAACGCCCTCCCCGCCGCGCCGAGCACTCCCCCGGTTCCGGCTCCGGCCGTGCCCGGTGACGCCGTCGCCCCCGACGCCCCCACCGGGCGTCGGCGGCGCGCGCTGGCCGGGGCCCAGGAGAGGGCCGCGGCCGAGGCGCCGCGGACGCCGTTCGCGCTGCCGCCGGCCGCCGCCGACCGGCAGCACGAGGACGAGGGACGCCACGACGCCGTACGGGCCGAGCCGGACGAGGACCACACCCCGCCGCAGCCGCACCCGCTGCCGCCCGCCGCCACGCCTAGCGGCCGCCGCCGCGCCGCGCAGGAGGCGGCACCCGAGGCCGAGGACGGGGCCGGGCACGAGGCCGAGGAGAAGACCACGACGGGAAGCGGCACCGGCACGGGTTCCGTACCGCTGCCGCCGGCCCTTCCCATGCCCCCGGCCGCGCGCGTCGCGCAGCCGCTGCCCGCCGAGACCCCGGCCGCTCCGGCCGCTCCGACGGGCGAGACCACGCAGGGGCGGGCGTTCAGCGTGCGCACCCTGGGCCAGGGCGTGCCGTTCGCCCAGCAGATCGCCGCCCAGCAGAACGGCTCCGGCTCCGGCCGCCGCCGCAAGCTGGCGACCCCGCCGGAGGACGACCGCCCGCTGCCGCTGCCCCTGCCGGCCGCCGAGGCGCCCGCCGCCGCGAAGCCGCACCCGCACCCGCAGCCGGTCACCGAGCCCGACCCGCAGCCGGTCCCGCCCGTCCCCTCCGCGCCGTCCAAGCTGACGCCGCCCGCCGAGGGCCGCGCGTACGCCATAGGGGCGCCCGACGAGGACGCCGACGAAGGCCCCGAGCCGCTCGACGGCCCCGGCGGTGCGGTCGAGGTGGCCAACCGGCCGGCCCCGCGGCCGGTGGACGACGAGCTGCCCCCGGAGCCGCTGGACAACCCGCGCCGGCTGCTCGTCTGGCCGGCGCCGGACGTGTCCACGCAGCAGGCGCTCAGCGACCGGGGCTACCGGCCGGTGATCGTCCACTCCCGCGAGGAGGTCGACGCGCAGATCGCCGCCTTCCCTGCCGCGCTCTTCGTCGACCCGCTGACCGGACCCATCACCCGTACCGCACTGCAGTCGCTGCGCCAGGCGGCGGTGGCCGCCGAGGTCCCGGTGCTGCTCGCGGCCGGCCTCGGGCAGGCGACGCGGGAGGCCGCGTACGGCGCTGACCCGGCCGTCCTGCTCAAGGCGCTGGCACCGCGCGACAGCGAGCAACACCCGTCCCGCGTGCTGCTGATCGAGGAGCACGACGACATCGCGCACGCGCTGACCGCGACGCTCGAACGGCGCGGCATGCAGGTGGCGCGGGCCGCGGCGGACACCGACGCGGTGGCACTGGCGACGCAGACCCGGCCGAACCTGGTGGTGATGGACCTGATGCAGGTGCGCCGCCGCCGGGCCGGGATCATCGACTGGCTGCGCGCGAACGGCCAGTTGAACCGCACACCGCTGGTCGTCTACACGTCCGCCGGGCTCGACGAGGAGGAGCTGCCGAAGCTGTCCTCGGGCGAGACCGTCCTCTTCCTGGCGGAGCGGTCCACAAGCGACGAGGTCCAGGCCCGCATCGTCGACCTGCTCGCGAAGATCGGCACCAACTGA